One window of the Camelus ferus isolate YT-003-E chromosome 12, BCGSAC_Cfer_1.0, whole genome shotgun sequence genome contains the following:
- the SLC38A2 gene encoding sodium-coupled neutral amino acid transporter 2 isoform X1: MKKAEMGRFNISPDEDSSSYSSNSDFNYSYPTKQAALKSHYADVDPENQNFLLESNLGKKKYETDFHPGTTSFGMSVFNLSNAIVGSGILGLSYAMANTGIALFIILLTFVSIFSLYSVHLLLKTANEGGSLLYEQLGHKAFGLVGKLAASGSITMQNIGAMSSYLFIVKYELPLVIKALMNINEHEDTTGLWYLNGDYLVLLVSLVLILPLSLLRNLGYLGYTSGLSLLCMMFFLIVVIFKKFQIPCPVEVALIMNETVNSTLLQPTAVAPGLAFNMTEDSCRPRYFIFNSQTVYAVPILTFSFVCHPAILPIYEELKGRSRRRMMNVSKISFFAMFLMYLLAALFGYLTFYGHVESELLHTYSSVVGTDILLLIVRLAVLVAVTLTVPVVIFPIRSSITHLLCATKDFSWWRHSIITVSILAFTNLLVIFVPTIRDIFGFIGASAAAMLIFILPSAFYIKLVKKEPMKSVQKIGALFFLLSGIVVMAGSMALIVLDWVHNAPGGH, encoded by the exons ATGAAGAAAGCCGAAATGGGAAGGTTCAATATTTCCCCAGATGAGGACAGCAGCAGCTACAGTTCCAACAGCGACTTCAACTACTCCTACCCCACCAAGCAAGCTGCTCTGAAAAG cCATTATGCAGATGTAGATCCTGAAAACCAGAACTTTTTACTTGAATCAAATTTGGGGAAGAAGAAGTATGAAACAGACTTt CATCCAGGTACTACTTCCTTTGGAATGTCAGTATTTAATCTGAGCAATGCGATTGTGGGCAGTGGAATCCTTGGGCTTTCTTATGCCATGGCTAATACTGGAATTGCTCTTTTTAT AATTCTCTTGACATTTGTGTCAATATTTTCCCTGTATTCTGTTCATCTCCTTTTGAAGACTGCCAATGAAGGAG GGTCTTTATTATATGAACAGCTGGGACATAAGGCATTTGGATTGGTTGGAAAGCTTGCAGCCTCTGGATCGATTACAATGCAGAACATTGGAG cTATGTCAAGCTACCTCTTCATAGTGAAATATGAGTTACCTTTGGTGATCAAGGCATTAATGAACATTAATGAACATGAAGATACAACTGG ATTGTGGTATCTGAACGGTGACTATTTGGTTCTACTGGTGTCATTGGTGCTCATTCTTCCATTGTCACTGCTGAGAAATTTAG GATATCTGGGGTACACCAGTGGCCTTTCCTTGTTGTGTATGATGTTCTTTCTGATTGTG GTGATTTTCAAGAAATTTCAAATTCCTTGTCCTGTGGAAGTTGCTCTGATAATGAATGAAACAGTAAACAGCACCTTACTGCAGCCAACAGCTGTTGCACCTGGCTTGGCATTTAACATGACTGAAGATTCCTGCCGACCACGTTATTTTATCTTCAACTCACAG actGTCTATGCTGTGCCCATTCTGACCTTTTCATTTGTCTGTCATCCTGCTATTCTTCCCATTTATGAAGAGCTGAAAGG CCGCAGCCGTAGAAGAATGATGAACGTGtccaagatttcattttttgccATGTTTCTCATGTACCTGCTCGCCGCCCTCTTTGGATACCTGACATTTTACG GACACGTTGAGTCAGAACTGCTTCACACCTACTCTTCTGTCGTGGGAACTGACATTCTTCTTCTCATCGTCCGCTTGGCTGTGCTGGTGGCTGTCACCCTGACAGTCCCTGTGGTTATTTTCCCG ATCCGGAGTTCCATAACCCACTTGCTGTGTGCAACAAAGGACTTCAGCTGGTGGCGTCACAGTATCATTACAGTGTCTATCTTGGCATTTACCAATTTGCTTGTCATCTTTGTCCCAACTATCAGGGATATCTTTGGTTTCATTG GTGCATCTGCAGCTGCTatgttgatttttattcttccatctGCCTTCTATATCAAGTTAGTGAAGAAAGAACCTATGAAATCTGTACAGAAGATTGGG GCTCTGTTTTTCCTGTTGAGCGGCATAGTGGTGATGGCCGGGAGCATGGCCCTGATTGTCTTGGATTGGGTACACAACGCCCCAGGAGGCCATTAA
- the SLC38A2 gene encoding sodium-coupled neutral amino acid transporter 2 isoform X2 translates to MKQTLILLTFVSIFSLYSVHLLLKTANEGGSLLYEQLGHKAFGLVGKLAASGSITMQNIGAMSSYLFIVKYELPLVIKALMNINEHEDTTGLWYLNGDYLVLLVSLVLILPLSLLRNLGYLGYTSGLSLLCMMFFLIVVIFKKFQIPCPVEVALIMNETVNSTLLQPTAVAPGLAFNMTEDSCRPRYFIFNSQTVYAVPILTFSFVCHPAILPIYEELKGRSRRRMMNVSKISFFAMFLMYLLAALFGYLTFYGHVESELLHTYSSVVGTDILLLIVRLAVLVAVTLTVPVVIFPIRSSITHLLCATKDFSWWRHSIITVSILAFTNLLVIFVPTIRDIFGFIGASAAAMLIFILPSAFYIKLVKKEPMKSVQKIGALFFLLSGIVVMAGSMALIVLDWVHNAPGGH, encoded by the exons ATGAAACAGACTTt AATTCTCTTGACATTTGTGTCAATATTTTCCCTGTATTCTGTTCATCTCCTTTTGAAGACTGCCAATGAAGGAG GGTCTTTATTATATGAACAGCTGGGACATAAGGCATTTGGATTGGTTGGAAAGCTTGCAGCCTCTGGATCGATTACAATGCAGAACATTGGAG cTATGTCAAGCTACCTCTTCATAGTGAAATATGAGTTACCTTTGGTGATCAAGGCATTAATGAACATTAATGAACATGAAGATACAACTGG ATTGTGGTATCTGAACGGTGACTATTTGGTTCTACTGGTGTCATTGGTGCTCATTCTTCCATTGTCACTGCTGAGAAATTTAG GATATCTGGGGTACACCAGTGGCCTTTCCTTGTTGTGTATGATGTTCTTTCTGATTGTG GTGATTTTCAAGAAATTTCAAATTCCTTGTCCTGTGGAAGTTGCTCTGATAATGAATGAAACAGTAAACAGCACCTTACTGCAGCCAACAGCTGTTGCACCTGGCTTGGCATTTAACATGACTGAAGATTCCTGCCGACCACGTTATTTTATCTTCAACTCACAG actGTCTATGCTGTGCCCATTCTGACCTTTTCATTTGTCTGTCATCCTGCTATTCTTCCCATTTATGAAGAGCTGAAAGG CCGCAGCCGTAGAAGAATGATGAACGTGtccaagatttcattttttgccATGTTTCTCATGTACCTGCTCGCCGCCCTCTTTGGATACCTGACATTTTACG GACACGTTGAGTCAGAACTGCTTCACACCTACTCTTCTGTCGTGGGAACTGACATTCTTCTTCTCATCGTCCGCTTGGCTGTGCTGGTGGCTGTCACCCTGACAGTCCCTGTGGTTATTTTCCCG ATCCGGAGTTCCATAACCCACTTGCTGTGTGCAACAAAGGACTTCAGCTGGTGGCGTCACAGTATCATTACAGTGTCTATCTTGGCATTTACCAATTTGCTTGTCATCTTTGTCCCAACTATCAGGGATATCTTTGGTTTCATTG GTGCATCTGCAGCTGCTatgttgatttttattcttccatctGCCTTCTATATCAAGTTAGTGAAGAAAGAACCTATGAAATCTGTACAGAAGATTGGG GCTCTGTTTTTCCTGTTGAGCGGCATAGTGGTGATGGCCGGGAGCATGGCCCTGATTGTCTTGGATTGGGTACACAACGCCCCAGGAGGCCATTAA